The following coding sequences are from one Triticum dicoccoides isolate Atlit2015 ecotype Zavitan chromosome 4A, WEW_v2.0, whole genome shotgun sequence window:
- the LOC119287058 gene encoding uncharacterized protein LOC119287058, giving the protein MAVRPGIGSFGCTSSNALARAGSRCLAAASHASSSSPVLLHVNGGGGRQAHLLSRKATGNAAGLLSGRTRRRGLSAVASAATANVRPASPRGVSASDVLWPSAGAFLAMAVLGRMDQMMAFKGVSLTIAPLGAVCAVLFTAPDSPPAKKYNMFIAQIGCAAIGVLALSLFGPGWLARGAALSASIAFMTITGSSHPPAASLPLLFIDGPKFHHLQLWYALFPGAAGCAILCLIQEVVVYLKKNCKF; this is encoded by the exons ATGGCAGtgcggcccggcattggctcattTGGCTGCACCAGCAGCAACGCCCTGGCACGAGCAGGATCGCGGTGTCTGGCAGCGGCGTCCCACGCGTCCTCCTCCTCACCTGTCCTCCTGCACGtcaatggcggcggcggcaggcaggCGCATCTCCTCTCGCGCAAGGCCACCGGCAACGCCGCAGGCTTATTAAGCGGGAGGACGAGGAGGCGAGGCCTATCCGCCGTCGCGTCAGCGGCGACGGCCAATGTCAGGCCGGCGTCGCCCCGCGGCGTCAGCGCCAGCGACGTCCTCTGGCCTTCCGCCG GCGCCTTCTTGGCGATGGCGGTGCTGGGAAGGATGGACCAAATGATGGCCTTCAAGGGAGTGTCATTGACAATTGCACCACTGGGGGCCGTCTGCGCCGTGCTCTTCACCGCTCCAGACTCACCACCTGCCAAG AAATATAACATGTTCATCGCTCAGATTGGTTGTGCGGCCATCGGTGTGCTAGCCCTTTCGTTGTTCGGGCCCGGATGGCTAGCAAGGGGTGCAGCTCTTTCTGCATCCATAGCATTCATGACCATCACAGGCTCTTCGCACCCTCCAG CTGCGAGCTTGCCTCTCCTGTTTATTGATGGTCCGAAGTTTCACCACTTACAACTTTGGTATGCACTTTTCCCTGGGGCTGCCGGCTGCGCCATCCTTTGCTTGATT CAAGAAGTGGTGGTTTACCTGAAGAAGAACTGCAAGTTTTGA